The Pseudomonas sp. DG56-2 genome contains a region encoding:
- a CDS encoding hemin-degrading factor: MTAPTLALAAGPELYQQWQQLRTEQSGLRARDAANKLGVSEAELTASRLGVDTVRLRPEWKTLLPALGELGYIMALTRNEHCVHERKGVYHEVTIMGSGQMGMVLSPDIDLRLFLSGWASVFAVDEATARGPQRSIQVFDRQGTAVHKVFLTDTSEVSAWAPLVERYRADEQSSELDLQPLPAVKAARADAEVDAETLRSEWSKLQDTHDFFGLLKRNDVVRTQALRLAGPQWAERLAPVELTQLIEEAGKREVPIMVFVGNKHCIQIHSGPVTNLRWMDTWFNVLDPAFNLHLKTSGVTELWRVRKPSVDGIVTSYEGFDADGELVIQLFGVRKPGVPERDDWRTLAELATPMTA; this comes from the coding sequence ATGACCGCCCCTACTCTCGCCTTGGCTGCCGGCCCTGAGCTGTATCAGCAATGGCAACAGTTGCGCACCGAGCAATCGGGCCTGCGTGCCCGAGATGCAGCGAACAAGCTTGGCGTCAGCGAGGCTGAACTGACCGCCAGCCGCCTGGGCGTCGATACCGTACGCCTGCGCCCGGAATGGAAGACCTTGCTGCCTGCACTGGGCGAACTGGGTTACATCATGGCGCTGACCCGCAATGAACACTGCGTACACGAGCGCAAGGGTGTTTATCACGAAGTAACCATCATGGGCAGCGGCCAGATGGGCATGGTGCTGTCGCCGGATATCGACCTGCGCCTGTTCCTCAGCGGCTGGGCCAGCGTGTTCGCGGTCGACGAAGCCACCGCCCGCGGACCGCAACGCAGCATCCAGGTCTTCGACCGCCAAGGCACCGCCGTGCACAAGGTGTTTCTCACCGACACCAGTGAAGTATCCGCCTGGGCACCGCTGGTGGAGCGATATCGCGCCGACGAGCAAAGCTCGGAGCTGGACCTGCAACCCCTGCCTGCCGTCAAGGCCGCACGTGCGGATGCCGAGGTTGACGCCGAAACCCTGCGCAGCGAGTGGTCGAAACTTCAGGACACGCATGATTTCTTCGGCTTGCTCAAGCGCAATGACGTGGTGCGTACCCAGGCTTTGCGCCTGGCCGGACCGCAATGGGCCGAACGTCTGGCCCCCGTCGAACTGACCCAGCTCATCGAAGAAGCGGGTAAGCGCGAAGTGCCGATCATGGTTTTCGTCGGCAACAAACACTGTATCCAGATTCACTCAGGCCCCGTCACTAACCTGCGCTGGATGGACACCTGGTTCAATGTCCTCGACCCGGCTTTCAACCTGCATCTGAAAACCAGCGGTGTGACCGAACTGTGGCGTGTACGCAAGCCAAGCGTGGACGGCATCGTCACCAGCTACGAAGGCTTCGATGCCGATGGTGAACTGGTTATCCAACTGTTTGGTGTGCGTAAACCGGGTGTGCCTGAGCGTGACGACTGGCGTACTCTGGCAGAACTTGCGACTCCAATGACCGCCTGA
- a CDS encoding hemin ABC transporter substrate-binding protein yields the protein MRKKILLACAGVLFSQLVSASEALPQRWVSAGGAFSEWVVSLGGESKLVGVDSTSQYPRSLHTLPGVGYQRQLAAEGILALRPDILVGSSEMGPPPVLEQLKAAGVRIELLSAKAELPALQHNLTTLGQLLGAQPQAQNLFTDYQQRLQQQAAVVKHAQQQNPAPRVLMLLSHSGGNLQVAGKDTLAAWMIEQAGGKSLGEHIGYKPVSSEAMLALDPQVIILAGSRLQGDAARDALLEQNPTLATTQAGRDGRVLVLDPTLLVGGLGPRVPDALKTLTAAFYPNDKALSAEASQ from the coding sequence ATGCGTAAGAAAATCCTCCTGGCCTGCGCTGGCGTGCTCTTCAGCCAGCTTGTCAGCGCCAGTGAAGCCTTGCCCCAGCGCTGGGTCAGCGCCGGTGGTGCCTTTAGTGAATGGGTGGTTTCCTTGGGCGGCGAAAGCAAGCTGGTGGGGGTCGACAGCACCAGCCAATACCCGCGCTCGCTGCACACACTGCCCGGCGTCGGCTATCAGCGTCAGCTTGCAGCCGAAGGTATTCTGGCCCTGCGCCCGGACATCCTCGTCGGCAGTAGCGAAATGGGGCCGCCACCGGTTCTGGAACAGCTCAAGGCAGCCGGTGTGCGCATTGAACTGTTGTCGGCCAAAGCCGAGTTGCCCGCCCTGCAACACAACCTGACGACGCTGGGCCAACTGCTCGGAGCGCAGCCTCAGGCGCAAAATTTGTTCACTGACTACCAGCAACGCCTGCAACAACAGGCAGCAGTAGTCAAGCACGCACAACAGCAAAACCCTGCCCCACGCGTGCTGATGCTGCTCAGCCATTCCGGCGGCAACCTGCAAGTGGCCGGCAAGGACACGCTGGCAGCCTGGATGATCGAGCAGGCGGGAGGTAAAAGCCTGGGCGAACACATTGGCTACAAGCCAGTGTCCAGCGAAGCCATGCTGGCGCTCGACCCGCAGGTGATTATTCTGGCCGGCAGCCGCCTGCAAGGTGATGCCGCACGTGACGCGTTGCTTGAGCAGAACCCGACACTGGCAACCACCCAGGCCGGTCGTGACGGTCGGGTACTGGTGCTTGACCCGACCTTGTTGGTCGGCGGCCTGGGCCCGCGCGTGCCGGATGCGCTGAAGACGTTGACCGCAGCTTTCTACCCCAATGACAAGGCGCTAAGTGCCGAGGCTAGCCAATGA
- a CDS encoding iron ABC transporter permease, translated as MVVIWLSLALGPVSLPLGETLKAGLRLLGLTLEGDTTQQADLILGQIRMPRTLLGIAVGAVLALSGVAMQGLFRNPLADPGLVGVSGGAALGAAIAIVGGSMVGGLPAAIEPYILSVCAFVGGLIVTFVVYRFGRSNGQTNVATMLLAGVAMTAMAGAGVGLFTYLADDATLRTLTFWNLGSLNGASYQRLWPLLIVAVGVALWLPRRAAALNALLLGESEARHLGFDVERIKLELVLCTALGVGAAVAAAGLIGFIGLVVPHLMRLLVGPDHRVLLPASLLAGAGLLLLADLIARLLLAPAELPIGIVTALIGAPFFLFLLVRGRT; from the coding sequence CTGGTAGTGATCTGGCTGTCGCTGGCCCTCGGGCCGGTCAGCCTGCCGCTGGGCGAAACACTCAAGGCCGGGCTGCGTCTGCTTGGCCTTACGCTGGAAGGCGATACCACGCAACAGGCGGATTTGATCCTCGGGCAGATCCGCATGCCGCGCACGTTGCTCGGCATTGCCGTAGGTGCGGTGCTGGCATTGTCCGGGGTGGCCATGCAGGGGTTGTTTCGCAACCCCTTGGCCGACCCCGGACTGGTTGGGGTGTCTGGCGGTGCGGCGCTGGGAGCGGCCATTGCGATTGTCGGTGGCAGCATGGTCGGCGGACTGCCGGCGGCCATCGAGCCTTACATCCTCTCGGTGTGCGCCTTCGTCGGCGGCCTGATCGTTACCTTCGTGGTGTATCGCTTCGGTCGCAGCAACGGCCAGACCAACGTTGCCACCATGTTGCTGGCAGGTGTGGCAATGACGGCCATGGCCGGCGCCGGTGTCGGGCTGTTCACCTACCTGGCCGATGACGCCACCCTGCGCACCCTGACCTTCTGGAACCTGGGCAGCCTAAACGGTGCCAGCTATCAGCGCTTGTGGCCGTTGCTGATTGTCGCGGTGGGTGTGGCCCTCTGGCTGCCGCGCCGAGCGGCAGCACTCAATGCGCTGCTGCTGGGCGAATCTGAAGCCCGTCACCTGGGCTTCGATGTCGAGCGGATCAAACTGGAACTGGTGCTATGTACTGCCCTGGGTGTTGGCGCGGCTGTGGCCGCGGCGGGCTTGATCGGTTTTATCGGCCTGGTGGTTCCGCACCTGATGCGCCTGCTGGTGGGTCCGGATCATCGGGTGCTGCTGCCGGCCTCGCTATTGGCAGGCGCCGGCCTGTTGCTATTGGCCGACCTGATCGCCCGCCTGCTGCTGGCACCCGCTGAACTGCCGATTGGCATTGTTACCGCGCTGATTGGCGCGCCGTTCTTCCTCTTCCTACTCGTACGAGGGCGTACCTGA
- a CDS encoding heme ABC transporter ATP-binding protein, whose product MLEADNLLVRRGHRTVLANIAVQLHPGEVLGVLGPNGAGKSTLLAALCGELPISDGHVSLDQRKLADWPGQERAKRLAVLPQSSSLNFAFTVNEVVGMGRLPHASGRVRDGEIVSQALRAADALHLAERSYLALSGGERQRVHLARVLAQLWPGGEGQTLLLDEPTSMLDPLHQHTILQAVRDFAERGAAVMVILHDLNLAARYCDQLLLLQDGQPHAYGPPAEVLTADALAAVYGLQVLIHQHPERGHPLIIAR is encoded by the coding sequence ATGCTTGAAGCAGACAACCTGCTGGTACGCCGCGGGCATCGCACGGTGTTGGCCAACATTGCTGTGCAATTGCATCCCGGTGAAGTGCTGGGGGTCCTTGGGCCCAACGGCGCCGGCAAGAGCACTTTGCTCGCAGCCCTGTGTGGCGAGTTGCCGATCAGCGACGGCCACGTCAGCCTGGATCAGCGCAAGCTGGCCGACTGGCCGGGCCAGGAGCGAGCCAAACGCCTGGCCGTGCTGCCGCAAAGTTCGAGCCTGAACTTCGCCTTCACCGTCAACGAGGTGGTTGGCATGGGTCGCCTGCCGCATGCCAGCGGCCGGGTGCGTGATGGCGAAATCGTCTCGCAAGCACTGCGTGCCGCCGATGCCCTGCACCTGGCCGAGCGCAGCTACCTTGCACTCTCCGGTGGCGAGCGTCAGCGCGTTCATCTGGCGCGCGTATTGGCTCAGCTCTGGCCAGGTGGCGAGGGACAGACGCTGCTGCTCGACGAACCGACCTCGATGCTCGACCCGCTGCATCAGCACACCATTTTGCAAGCGGTGCGCGATTTCGCCGAGCGTGGTGCCGCGGTAATGGTGATTCTTCACGATCTCAACCTGGCTGCTCGCTACTGCGATCAGCTGCTGTTGCTGCAGGACGGCCAGCCCCACGCCTACGGCCCTCCGGCCGAAGTCCTTACGGCAGATGCACTGGCGGCGGTCTATGGGCTGCAAGTCCTGATTCATCAGCACCCGGAACGCGGCCATCCTTTGATCATCGCGCGCTGA
- a CDS encoding ChaN family lipoprotein codes for MRLLLLCLVSLLAACQSPYTAPPPAPIAPQGRDHAELGVIRELATGRSLTPQQLVERLAAAPRVLVGEQHDNPDHHALQLWLLRELAKQRPQGSLLLEMLNPNQQDKVNAAQASTRAGQPPSDAFQALAWQANWDWSVYGALVTYALRQPYPLLSANLDRAQIMQIYKQRPVLAGSASTRANVQATLLDDIRESHCGLLPETQMPAMLAVQQQRDRRMAESLLAAPTPALLLAGAFHVRKDLGVPLHLSDLGAGEGNQVLILAEVGKTVTAESADYVWYTAAQPAQDHCAKLRR; via the coding sequence ATGCGCCTGCTATTGCTTTGTCTTGTCAGCCTGCTGGCGGCCTGCCAGTCCCCATACACAGCGCCACCTCCGGCACCTATTGCGCCACAGGGACGTGACCACGCCGAACTGGGGGTTATCCGCGAGCTGGCCACGGGTCGCAGCCTGACCCCGCAACAACTGGTTGAGCGCCTGGCCGCGGCGCCACGGGTGCTGGTTGGAGAGCAACACGACAACCCTGATCACCATGCCCTGCAATTGTGGTTGCTGCGCGAACTGGCCAAGCAACGTCCACAAGGCAGCCTGTTGCTGGAAATGCTTAACCCCAACCAGCAGGACAAGGTCAATGCCGCGCAAGCCTCGACCCGTGCCGGTCAACCGCCGAGCGATGCGTTCCAGGCACTTGCCTGGCAGGCCAACTGGGACTGGAGCGTCTACGGCGCACTCGTCACCTACGCCCTGCGCCAACCCTACCCGCTGCTCTCGGCCAACCTGGACCGTGCCCAGATCATGCAGATCTACAAACAACGCCCAGTGCTGGCAGGCAGCGCGTCAACACGCGCGAATGTGCAAGCGACGTTGCTCGATGATATTCGCGAGTCGCATTGCGGCTTGCTGCCCGAAACACAGATGCCGGCGATGCTTGCCGTGCAACAACAGCGCGACCGGCGCATGGCCGAGAGCCTGTTGGCCGCACCCACCCCTGCGCTACTGCTGGCCGGTGCCTTCCACGTGCGCAAGGATCTTGGTGTGCCTCTGCACTTGAGCGATCTGGGTGCCGGCGAAGGAAACCAGGTGTTGATCCTGGCCGAGGTCGGCAAGACGGTAACAGCCGAAAGCGCCGACTATGTGTGGTACACCGCAGCGCAGCCGGCGCAGGATCACTGCGCCAAGTTGCGGCGCTGA
- a CDS encoding aspartate/glutamate racemase family protein, translating into MRILVVNVNTTVSITEAIARQARSVASPGTEIVGLTPRFGAESVEGNFESYLAAIAVMERVLSYDQPYDAVIQAGYGEHGREGLQELLNVPVVDITEAAASVAMLLGHRYSVVTTLDRTVPLIEDRLKLAGLDSRCASVRASGLAVLELEEDPERAIEAVVGQAEAAVQFDKAEVICLGCGGMVGLDERIQARTGVPVVDGVTAAVALAESLVRLKLSTSKVRTYAPPRPKQILGWPRALLG; encoded by the coding sequence ATGAGAATACTGGTAGTCAACGTCAACACCACGGTGTCGATCACTGAGGCCATTGCCCGCCAGGCACGCAGCGTGGCCTCGCCAGGCACCGAGATTGTCGGCCTGACCCCACGCTTTGGCGCCGAGTCGGTGGAAGGCAATTTCGAGAGTTACCTGGCGGCTATTGCCGTCATGGAGCGGGTGCTCAGCTATGACCAGCCTTATGATGCGGTGATCCAGGCCGGCTACGGGGAGCATGGCCGAGAAGGTTTGCAAGAGCTGCTCAATGTACCGGTGGTGGACATTACCGAAGCGGCCGCCAGCGTGGCCATGCTGCTGGGGCACCGCTACTCGGTGGTCACCACCCTGGATCGCACCGTGCCGCTGATTGAAGACCGTTTGAAACTGGCCGGGCTGGACAGTCGCTGCGCCTCGGTTCGGGCCAGTGGGCTTGCGGTGCTGGAGCTGGAGGAAGATCCCGAGCGGGCCATCGAGGCTGTGGTGGGGCAGGCGGAGGCTGCGGTGCAGTTCGACAAGGCTGAAGTGATCTGCCTGGGTTGCGGCGGCATGGTCGGCCTTGATGAGCGCATTCAGGCGCGCACGGGGGTGCCGGTAGTTGATGGCGTCACGGCTGCAGTGGCGCTGGCTGAGTCGCTGGTACGCCTGAAGCTGAGCACTTCCAAGGTCCGCACCTATGCACCACCGCGGCCAAAACAGATTCTTGGCTGGCCACGGGCCTTGCTCGGCTGA